The segment GTTGGGGCAGGGCCATGAACTCCAGCACCAGGCTGTAGCTGCCCAGCAGCACGCGGCCGTCCTCGCGGTTGTTGTACAGGCGCAGCGCGCCGCTTTCATCAAGGTCGATGCCCAGGGCCAGATCGCTGCTCAGGTACTCCAGCTCCAGCGCGGACAGGCGGGTGATATGGGAGTCGGGGGCCTCGGCAAAGCCCTGGTCCAGACCCAGCAGGGTCTGGGTCTGGCCATTGAGCGTGGCCACGATCTGGGTGCCGGCCGGCAGCACGGGCGTGGCCAGGGCCGGGGCGCTGCCCAGGGCCAGCAGGCCGGCCAGGGCCAGGGCGCTCAGCGACTTCAGGGGCCGCCGCGTGGCGGCGCGGGGGGCGGTGGGGACAGCCTGCGTTCTCATATCGGTCTCACTCCTGTTTGTTCTGGGTCGGGAAGCGATCACAAGGGAAACGGGTCAGGGCCTCGCGTCGGCCTAGGGTGTGGGGGACAGGCGCAGCAGCGGGCGCAGCTCGGGCCGCAGCCGTGCCAGCTCGCGCGCCACCAGCTCGGCAAAGAAGGCGGCGCCTTCGGGGCCAAGGTGGGTGCGGTCGAACACAGGGTTGGCGGCGCCGGCGCGCTCGGCCGTGGTGGCGGGATGGATGGGTTCACCCGCGCGGGGCTTGGGGGCCATGGCCAGGGTGTCGGCCCGGGCCTCGCCCATGGCCTGCACCGCGGCGCGGCTCAAGCCATGCAGGTCGAGCAGGGTCACGTCTTGCGCGGCGGCCACCTGGCGGGTGGCGGCGGCCCAGGGCGCCAGATCGTCGTGCAGCCAGGGACCGCGGAAGCTGCGCCGGGTCAGCGGCGTGAGCAGCACGGGTGTGGCACCGGCCGCGCGCAGCTCGCTCACATAGCGCGCGAGATTGGCGGGGAAGTCATGTACCAGATCGGTGGAGCGGCCGGGCTTGCCGGGCTGGTCGTTGTGGCCGAACTGGATCAGCACATAGCTGGCGGGCGCCGCGGGGGCGGCCAGGGTCCGCAGCACGCCGTCCCACAGGCCCTCGGCGCGAAAGCTCATGGAGCTGCGGCCGCCGCGGGCCAGGTTGAGGCAGGGGCCGGAGAAGCGCTCGCACAGCGCGTCGCCATAGCCGCTGCGCGAGGCCAGGGTGGAGTCGCCCACCAGGATGAGGCGCACGGGCTGGGCACAGACCGGCATGGCCGCCAGCGCGAGCGTGGCGGCGAGCAGCAGAGATCGCATCAGGCACTCCCGCGCCGCGAGGCCGGCGCCGGCCACGCTCCGCCCA is part of the Shinella sp. XGS7 genome and harbors:
- a CDS encoding PEP-CTERM sorting domain-containing protein, whose amino-acid sequence is MRTQAVPTAPRAATRRPLKSLSALALAGLLALGSAPALATPVLPAGTQIVATLNGQTQTLLGLDQGFAEAPDSHITRLSALELEYLSSDLALGIDLDESGALRLYNNREDGRVLLGSYSLVLEFMALPQPLSAFRWESPPLGGTVSASLEEGRRLKLEFTDLDVGRLFGSFGGQLSVNAVPEPGSAALAALGLLLLAGRRRAPATVRPGAAA
- a CDS encoding rhamnogalacturonan acetylesterase gives rise to the protein MRSLLLAATLALAAMPVCAQPVRLILVGDSTLASRSGYGDALCERFSGPCLNLARGGRSSMSFRAEGLWDGVLRTLAAPAAPASYVLIQFGHNDQPGKPGRSTDLVHDFPANLARYVSELRAAGATPVLLTPLTRRSFRGPWLHDDLAPWAAATRQVAAAQDVTLLDLHGLSRAAVQAMGEARADTLAMAPKPRAGEPIHPATTAERAGAANPVFDRTHLGPEGAAFFAELVARELARLRPELRPLLRLSPTP